Proteins encoded in a region of the Elusimicrobiota bacterium genome:
- a CDS encoding putative transcriptional regulatory protein, whose product MSGHSRWAGIKHKKAIIDSKRGKVFTRIAREITIAAKQGGGKPESNPRLRTAIDAARAANMPQDNVKRAIQRGTGEIPGMEFVETTYEGYGPGGVAIFIEATTDNKNRTTAEIRHIFSEHGGSLGESGSVGWIFEPKGYITILKSSADEEKLTNLAIECGADDIKTDDEEVFEVFTSPADFESIKSKLTEAKVPLASAEVSLIPKNTVPLEGDVAKRCLDLMDTLESHDDVKTANANFEISKETMERASS is encoded by the coding sequence ATGTCAGGGCATTCACGCTGGGCCGGCATCAAACACAAAAAGGCCATCATTGATTCGAAGCGAGGTAAGGTTTTTACGCGAATCGCTCGAGAAATCACCATTGCCGCCAAACAGGGGGGCGGCAAACCGGAAAGCAATCCCCGCTTAAGGACCGCCATTGATGCGGCTCGAGCGGCGAACATGCCGCAGGACAATGTCAAACGCGCCATCCAACGAGGAACAGGGGAAATTCCAGGCATGGAATTTGTTGAGACCACCTATGAGGGATATGGACCGGGTGGTGTTGCCATCTTTATTGAGGCCACCACGGACAACAAAAACAGAACCACCGCCGAAATTCGCCATATTTTTTCTGAACATGGGGGAAGTTTGGGCGAGTCCGGAAGTGTGGGCTGGATTTTTGAGCCCAAGGGGTACATCACCATTCTTAAATCTTCCGCTGATGAAGAGAAATTAACCAACCTGGCCATTGAATGTGGCGCCGATGACATTAAAACAGATGATGAAGAGGTCTTTGAAGTTTTCACCTCTCCCGCCGATTTTGAAAGCATCAAGTCGAAATTAACCGAGGCGAAAGTTCCTCTGGCGAGCGCGGAAGTCAGTTTGATTCCAAAAAATACCGTGCCGCTGGAGGGAGACGTGGCCAAGCGATGTTTGGACCTGATGGATACGTTGGAGTCTCATGATGATGTCAAAACAGCCAACGCCAACTTTGAGATTTCCAAAGAAACCATGGAGAGAGCTTCTTCATAA
- the ruvC gene encoding Crossover junction endodeoxyribonuclease RuvC: protein MKIIGIDPGLARLGWSVLEGSPQGVELVQYGCLETSAKLPLTKRLEEVYDQLKELMHNHRPTVLALETLFFVKNAKTLAQVGHSRGVILLAAGQFNLDVYEYAPRQIKMALTGFGGAEKHQMQNMIQRLLQLKEIPKPDDAADAVAVALCHAQYAQTMGKSSVTV from the coding sequence ATGAAAATAATCGGGATTGACCCGGGCTTGGCTCGTTTGGGTTGGAGCGTGTTGGAGGGTTCTCCCCAAGGGGTGGAATTGGTCCAATATGGATGCCTCGAAACATCCGCAAAACTGCCTTTGACAAAAAGATTGGAAGAAGTTTATGACCAACTCAAAGAGCTCATGCACAATCATCGACCCACGGTTTTGGCTTTGGAAACCCTGTTTTTCGTGAAAAACGCAAAAACTTTGGCTCAGGTGGGCCATTCTCGAGGGGTTATCTTGTTGGCGGCGGGTCAATTTAACCTTGACGTATATGAATACGCGCCCCGCCAAATAAAAATGGCCTTAACGGGATTTGGGGGGGCGGAAAAACATCAAATGCAAAACATGATACAGAGACTTCTTCAATTAAAAGAGATTCCCAAACCGGATGATGCGGCTGACGCGGTGGCGGTGGCGCTTTGTCATGCGCAGTACGCGCAGACGATGGGAAAATCATCGGTGACGGTATGA